A single Actinomadura algeriensis DNA region contains:
- a CDS encoding MFS transporter: MDAGRRFGRFWAAYAASTFGTRLAFDAFALIAILALHSGPAAVSLLAAAGTAAGAAIAVPLGPWTEHRRKRPVMIAMDVVRAAALLSVPAAFAFGRLTFVHLLVVAVVVAAAEIAFRAASGAYLKWLVPPERLLAANGRLESTTWTATALGPPLGTAAIGLFGPVTTMVANAAGHLLSAGWLRAIDAREPRPVRPDARRARAGALLDGWRYILADPALRLLFLNTTLVNGLIMATSPLLAVLMLGPLGFAPWQYGLVFALPCVGGLIGSRLAPGLVARFGRHRVMRAAGTLRACWPVGLAFVGPGVPGLVLVMVVELGLILCIGVFNPVLATCRLEMTAPDRVVRTLSAWSVTAKVATAALTAVWGLLAGAVGSRAAIAAAGVFLLATPLLLPRRDRAITAPGGLPR, translated from the coding sequence ATGGACGCGGGACGGCGGTTCGGCCGGTTCTGGGCGGCGTACGCGGCGAGCACCTTCGGGACGCGGCTCGCGTTCGACGCGTTCGCCCTGATCGCGATCCTGGCGCTGCACTCGGGACCGGCCGCGGTGTCGCTGCTGGCGGCCGCCGGGACGGCGGCGGGCGCGGCGATCGCGGTGCCGCTGGGGCCGTGGACGGAGCACCGCCGCAAACGCCCGGTGATGATCGCGATGGACGTCGTCCGCGCGGCGGCGCTGCTGAGCGTGCCCGCCGCGTTCGCGTTCGGCCGGTTGACGTTCGTCCATCTGCTCGTCGTGGCGGTCGTCGTCGCGGCCGCCGAGATCGCGTTCCGGGCGGCGAGCGGCGCGTACCTGAAGTGGCTCGTGCCGCCGGAGCGGCTGCTCGCGGCGAACGGGCGGCTGGAGTCGACGACCTGGACCGCGACCGCGCTGGGGCCGCCGCTCGGCACGGCCGCGATCGGGCTGTTCGGCCCGGTCACGACGATGGTCGCGAACGCGGCGGGGCACCTGCTGTCGGCCGGGTGGCTGCGCGCGATCGACGCGCGCGAGCCGCGTCCCGTCCGGCCGGACGCGCGGCGGGCGCGGGCCGGCGCCCTGCTCGACGGGTGGCGCTACATCCTGGCCGACCCGGCGCTGCGCCTGCTGTTCCTGAACACGACGCTGGTCAACGGCCTGATCATGGCGACGTCGCCGCTGCTCGCCGTGCTGATGCTCGGCCCGCTCGGGTTCGCACCCTGGCAGTACGGCCTCGTCTTCGCGCTGCCGTGCGTCGGCGGCCTGATCGGCTCGCGGCTGGCGCCCGGGCTCGTCGCCCGGTTCGGGCGGCACCGGGTCATGCGCGCCGCCGGGACGCTGCGCGCCTGCTGGCCGGTCGGGCTCGCGTTCGTCGGGCCGGGCGTGCCGGGGCTGGTGCTGGTCATGGTCGTGGAGCTCGGGCTGATCCTCTGCATCGGGGTGTTCAACCCGGTGCTGGCCACGTGCAGGCTCGAGATGACGGCACCGGACCGAGTCGTCCGGACGCTGTCCGCGTGGTCGGTCACCGCCAAGGTCGCGACGGCGGCCCTGACGGCGGTGTGGGGGCTGCTGGCCGGTGCCGTCGGCTCCCGCGCGGCGATCGCGGCGGCGGGCGTGTTCCTGCTGGCCACACCGCTCCTGCTGCCCCGCCGCGACCGGGCGATCACGGCTCCCGGAGGGCTCCCGCGATGA
- a CDS encoding TetR/AcrR family transcriptional regulator, whose amino-acid sequence MPTGVAIRDVRRQLFDAAERVLLRDGPSALTSRAVTTEAGCAKGVLHRHFADFDAFLADLVRDRVAGIGAQAAALRDAAGTGTVAGRLTTALTDLFGTVAVAIVGLVTSRDELRARLRADRPAGVPVLAEATAMIAGYLAAERDRGRIAADADVDTLAPTLIGAGHLLFADRTSAPPDAAAVQKIVATVIAGALREP is encoded by the coding sequence GTGCCGACGGGTGTGGCCATCCGGGACGTGCGGCGGCAGCTGTTCGACGCCGCCGAGCGCGTGCTCCTGCGCGACGGGCCGAGCGCGCTGACCAGCCGCGCGGTCACCACGGAGGCCGGCTGCGCCAAGGGCGTCCTGCACCGGCACTTCGCGGACTTCGACGCCTTCCTCGCCGACCTGGTCCGCGACCGCGTCGCCGGGATCGGCGCCCAGGCCGCCGCGCTGCGCGACGCCGCCGGGACCGGCACCGTCGCCGGCCGTCTCACCACCGCGCTCACCGACCTGTTCGGGACGGTCGCCGTCGCGATCGTCGGCCTCGTCACGTCGCGCGACGAACTGCGCGCGCGCCTGCGCGCGGACCGTCCGGCCGGCGTCCCCGTCCTGGCCGAGGCCACCGCGATGATCGCGGGTTACCTCGCCGCCGAACGCGACCGGGGCCGGATCGCCGCGGACGCCGACGTCGACACGCTCGCCCCCACGCTGATCGGGGCCGGGCACCTGCTGTTCGCCGACCGGACGAGCGCCCCGCCGGACGCCGCGGCCGTCCAGAAGATCGTCGCCACCGTCATCGCGGGAGCCCTCCGGGAGCCGTGA
- a CDS encoding class I SAM-dependent methyltransferase, with amino-acid sequence MPTLPLDPHQARQMAESFGADTERYDRTRPRYPDAMVRAIVDASPGPDVLDVGCGTGIEARQFAASGCRILGVEPDARMAAFARAHGFDVEVATFEDWDPAGRTFDAVIAGTAWHWVDPRAGAAKAARVLRPGGRFAAFWNVFEPPPAVAEATADACRRVMPDSPIDFRAVAKGGLAGYRPMLDKAADDVRAADGLGDVEQWVFDWERPYTRAEWLDQIPTQGAFTRLPPDDLAQILDATGAAIDTLGGTFTMRYATVVLTAPHTP; translated from the coding sequence ATGCCCACTCTACCTTTGGACCCCCATCAGGCACGGCAGATGGCCGAGTCGTTCGGCGCGGACACCGAACGCTACGACCGGACGCGCCCCCGCTACCCCGACGCCATGGTGCGGGCGATCGTCGACGCCTCCCCCGGCCCGGACGTCCTCGACGTCGGCTGCGGCACCGGCATCGAGGCCCGCCAGTTCGCGGCGTCCGGCTGCCGGATCCTCGGCGTCGAGCCGGACGCGCGGATGGCCGCGTTCGCCCGCGCGCACGGATTCGACGTCGAGGTCGCGACGTTCGAGGACTGGGACCCCGCCGGACGCACGTTCGACGCGGTCATCGCCGGGACGGCCTGGCACTGGGTGGACCCCCGCGCCGGGGCCGCCAAGGCGGCGCGCGTCCTGCGGCCGGGCGGGCGGTTCGCGGCGTTCTGGAACGTGTTCGAGCCGCCGCCCGCGGTGGCCGAGGCGACCGCCGACGCCTGCCGCCGGGTGATGCCGGACTCCCCGATCGACTTCCGGGCCGTCGCGAAGGGCGGCCTGGCCGGCTACCGGCCGATGCTCGACAAGGCCGCCGACGACGTCCGCGCGGCGGACGGCCTCGGCGACGTCGAGCAGTGGGTCTTCGACTGGGAACGCCCCTACACCCGTGCCGAGTGGCTCGACCAGATCCCCACCCAAGGCGCCTTCACCCGTCTCCCCCCGGACGACCTCGCCCAGATCCTCGACGCCACCGGCGCGGCGATCGACACCCTGGGCGGCACCTTCACCATGCGCTACGCCACGGTCGTCCTCACCGCCCCCCACACCCCCTGA
- a CDS encoding DUF4267 domain-containing protein: protein MSTDTNTAAPFTHSMVVIHRGVRRESRLLAEMVAATRPGDRRRARAVAAHLADYLVGLDNHHQGEDELIWPLLLSRVDLDADVVLRMEAQHERVAASIARLRELAGPWARTADASVRDALADALAEHRAVLVEHLDDEEANLLPIAERHLTRDEWNAQGEHFARHTPKTKILTLLGVVLEDATPAERAEFLAGLPAPARAIWRYFGARHHAARMRRLREDVRTSGVGTALAALTGVGITYVGLAYLLDPVGTAPGFGLPAWPTGEDAAWLNIKGVRDLGVGLTVFALLARGKREALGWVMLAFATMPAGDMLTILRHDGSAATAFGVHGATAVAVLASALLLIRTARRP from the coding sequence ATGAGCACCGACACGAACACCGCCGCCCCGTTCACGCACTCGATGGTCGTCATCCACCGCGGTGTGCGCCGCGAGTCCCGCCTGCTGGCGGAGATGGTCGCCGCGACCCGTCCCGGCGACCGCCGCCGCGCCCGCGCCGTCGCCGCGCACCTCGCGGACTACCTGGTCGGCCTCGACAACCACCACCAAGGCGAGGACGAGCTGATCTGGCCGCTGCTGCTGTCGCGGGTGGACCTCGACGCCGACGTCGTCCTGCGGATGGAGGCCCAGCACGAGAGGGTCGCCGCGTCGATCGCGCGGCTGCGCGAGCTCGCCGGCCCGTGGGCCCGCACGGCGGACGCGTCCGTCCGTGACGCCCTCGCGGACGCGCTCGCCGAGCACCGGGCCGTCCTCGTCGAGCACCTGGACGACGAGGAGGCGAACCTGCTGCCGATCGCCGAACGCCACCTCACGCGGGACGAATGGAACGCGCAGGGCGAGCATTTCGCGCGGCACACCCCGAAGACGAAGATCCTCACCCTCCTCGGCGTCGTGCTGGAGGACGCGACGCCCGCGGAGCGCGCGGAGTTCCTCGCCGGGCTGCCCGCACCGGCCCGCGCGATCTGGCGGTACTTCGGCGCGCGGCACCACGCGGCCCGGATGCGGCGCCTCCGTGAGGACGTCCGGACGTCCGGCGTCGGCACCGCCCTCGCCGCGCTCACCGGCGTCGGCATCACCTACGTCGGGCTGGCCTACCTCCTCGACCCGGTGGGAACCGCGCCGGGCTTCGGCCTCCCGGCGTGGCCGACCGGGGAGGACGCCGCCTGGCTGAACATCAAGGGCGTGCGCGACCTCGGCGTAGGCCTGACCGTGTTCGCGCTGCTGGCCAGGGGGAAGCGCGAGGCGCTCGGCTGGGTGATGCTCGCGTTCGCGACGATGCCGGCGGGCGACATGCTGACGATCCTGCGGCACGACGGCTCGGCGGCCACCGCCTTCGGAGTCCACGGCGCGACGGCGGTGGCGGTCCTCGCCTCGGCCCTCCTCCTCATCCGCACCGCCCGCCGCCCCTGA
- a CDS encoding BTAD domain-containing putative transcriptional regulator, with translation MIQIRVFGGFEAEVGGVPVALGGPRQRAVLALLVAARGRAVPVDRMIDDLWRGEPPARAVTSLQAYVSNLRRILEPDRARRAAPRVLVSVPPGYALHLPDDAVDAWRFGALVREPGRAAEALALWRGAAFAEFADEEWARAEIHRLDELRFAARERHVGDVLRAGDAAGVVPEAEALAREEPLREEGWRLLALALHGAGRRADALAVLREARATIAGELGLDPGPALAELETAILRGHVPDVPAPPPAPADRLAPEREPFLGRDDELAALTGLAERGGLRVALVTGEAGLGKTALLTRFADVLEHRGRLVVTGRCPEGDGAPPAWAWTEALTALARHVPPPAEAAPLLRDAPAAPRDTTAGRFRLHRAVWEWLGDAARRRPLAVMLDDLHWADAETLALLAAASGDAPLLVVAAFRAEETGARLTETLAVLARRSPLRLPLRGLPEPAVARLVAAEVSADGSADVDAATVRALAERTGGNPFYVRESARLLGGEGALVATSQVPDGVRDVLRRRLARLPEPAVAVLRLAALAGAEADVDALVLAADTGEDAVLDALDAGIVAGLLTEPAPGRVRFAHALVRDTMITDLSALRRARMHARLGDALERLTPDDAPALARHFHHAASAATAARAVAYAVRAADLAEHRYAHDTAVELLTRALESFERLPGRDDAARIDLLGRLLRAQTRAGALQDARATRARAVDVAERAGRDDLLRAAFTAWTEPVPWMPHPYGAVDERLTGLLTRLLDQEGLSPDVRCRLLNARAAERAGVGDPRARADAEEAAAIARDLDDPRQRVFALYILISEFGDGDLDAWTACVDELHALGTEHDMPAALWSSVYDRAAIAVREQRPADARRHIADADALARRYGMPGAGAVTAVAGAALAHAAGRLDDAERRYAAATATMAEQGSPHGEGIAFLARAALAVSRGTLHGLAAEAPHVPSDLLPIVADVLAAAHAAAGQPDEARRLHRLATSVHPGYFFTTFTTFRALAATALGDKEEAAKIYEALLPHRDAPPAGIESLSIALPPPAHTLGGLARLLGRDPTPHVTRAAEITALWTAP, from the coding sequence ATGATCCAGATTCGGGTGTTCGGCGGTTTCGAGGCCGAGGTCGGCGGCGTCCCGGTGGCGCTCGGCGGGCCCCGGCAGCGGGCCGTGCTCGCGCTGCTGGTCGCCGCGCGGGGCCGAGCCGTCCCGGTCGATCGCATGATCGACGACCTGTGGCGCGGCGAGCCCCCGGCGCGGGCCGTCACGTCCCTGCAGGCGTACGTGTCGAACCTGCGGCGGATCCTGGAGCCGGACCGCGCGCGGCGCGCCGCGCCGCGGGTGCTCGTCTCGGTCCCGCCCGGCTACGCGCTGCACCTCCCGGACGACGCCGTGGACGCGTGGCGGTTCGGCGCGCTCGTCCGGGAACCGGGACGCGCGGCGGAGGCGCTGGCGCTGTGGCGGGGCGCGGCGTTCGCGGAGTTCGCCGACGAGGAGTGGGCGCGCGCCGAGATCCATCGGCTGGACGAGCTGCGGTTCGCCGCGCGGGAACGGCACGTCGGGGACGTCCTGCGCGCGGGCGACGCCGCCGGGGTCGTGCCCGAGGCCGAGGCGCTCGCCCGCGAGGAGCCGCTGCGCGAGGAGGGCTGGCGGCTGCTGGCGCTGGCGCTGCACGGCGCGGGCCGCCGCGCCGACGCCCTCGCCGTCCTCCGCGAGGCCCGCGCGACGATCGCCGGTGAGCTCGGCCTCGACCCCGGCCCGGCGCTCGCCGAACTGGAGACCGCGATCCTGCGCGGCCACGTCCCGGACGTCCCCGCGCCGCCGCCCGCGCCCGCCGACCGGCTCGCGCCCGAGCGGGAGCCGTTCCTCGGCCGCGACGACGAACTGGCCGCGCTGACCGGGCTCGCGGAGCGCGGCGGGCTGCGGGTCGCGCTCGTCACCGGGGAGGCCGGGCTGGGCAAGACGGCGCTGCTGACCCGGTTCGCGGACGTCCTCGAACACCGGGGGCGGCTCGTGGTGACCGGCCGCTGCCCGGAGGGCGACGGCGCGCCCCCGGCCTGGGCGTGGACGGAGGCGCTCACCGCGCTCGCCCGGCACGTCCCGCCGCCCGCCGAGGCCGCGCCGCTGCTGCGGGACGCGCCCGCCGCGCCGCGCGACACCACGGCCGGGCGGTTCCGCCTGCACCGGGCCGTGTGGGAGTGGCTGGGCGACGCGGCCCGGCGGCGTCCGCTCGCCGTCATGCTGGACGACCTGCACTGGGCCGACGCCGAGACCCTCGCGCTGCTCGCCGCCGCGTCCGGCGACGCGCCGCTGCTGGTCGTCGCCGCGTTCCGCGCCGAGGAGACCGGCGCGCGCCTCACCGAGACCCTCGCCGTCCTCGCCCGCCGCTCCCCGCTGCGGCTGCCGCTGCGCGGGCTGCCCGAACCGGCGGTCGCGCGGCTCGTCGCCGCCGAGGTGTCCGCCGACGGGTCCGCCGACGTGGACGCCGCCACGGTGCGGGCGCTCGCCGAACGCACCGGCGGCAACCCGTTCTACGTGCGGGAGAGCGCGCGGCTGCTCGGCGGGGAGGGTGCGCTCGTGGCGACCTCGCAGGTCCCCGACGGGGTGCGGGACGTGCTGCGCCGCCGCCTCGCCCGGCTGCCCGAGCCCGCCGTCGCCGTCCTGCGGCTGGCCGCGCTCGCGGGCGCCGAGGCCGACGTGGACGCGCTCGTCCTCGCCGCCGACACCGGCGAGGACGCGGTGCTGGACGCGCTCGACGCGGGGATCGTCGCCGGGCTGCTCACCGAGCCCGCGCCCGGACGCGTCCGGTTCGCGCACGCGCTCGTCCGGGACACCATGATCACCGACCTCAGCGCGCTGCGCCGCGCCCGGATGCACGCCCGGCTCGGCGACGCCCTCGAACGGCTGACGCCGGACGACGCGCCCGCGCTCGCCCGCCACTTCCACCACGCCGCGTCCGCCGCGACCGCGGCCAGGGCCGTCGCGTACGCGGTCCGCGCCGCCGACCTCGCCGAGCACCGCTACGCGCACGACACGGCCGTCGAGCTGCTCACCCGCGCGCTGGAGTCGTTCGAGCGCCTCCCCGGCCGGGACGACGCCGCCCGCATCGACCTCCTCGGCCGGCTGCTGCGCGCGCAGACCCGCGCGGGCGCCCTGCAGGACGCGCGCGCCACCCGCGCCCGCGCCGTCGACGTCGCCGAACGCGCCGGCCGCGACGACCTGCTCCGCGCCGCGTTCACCGCGTGGACCGAGCCCGTCCCGTGGATGCCGCACCCCTACGGCGCCGTCGACGAGCGCCTGACCGGGCTACTGACCCGCCTCCTCGACCAGGAGGGCCTTTCCCCGGACGTCCGGTGCCGCCTGCTGAACGCCCGCGCCGCCGAGCGGGCCGGCGTCGGCGACCCGCGCGCCCGCGCCGACGCCGAGGAGGCCGCCGCGATCGCCCGCGACCTGGACGACCCCCGGCAGCGCGTGTTCGCGCTGTACATCCTCATCAGCGAGTTCGGCGACGGCGACCTCGACGCCTGGACGGCGTGCGTCGACGAGCTGCACGCCCTCGGCACCGAGCACGACATGCCCGCCGCGCTCTGGTCGAGCGTGTACGACCGCGCCGCGATCGCCGTCCGGGAGCAGCGCCCCGCCGACGCGCGCCGCCACATCGCCGACGCCGACGCGCTGGCCCGCCGGTACGGGATGCCCGGTGCCGGGGCCGTCACCGCCGTCGCGGGCGCCGCGCTCGCGCACGCCGCCGGACGCCTCGACGACGCCGAACGCCGGTACGCCGCGGCCACCGCGACGATGGCCGAACAGGGCTCCCCGCACGGCGAGGGCATCGCGTTCCTCGCCCGCGCGGCCCTCGCCGTGTCCCGCGGAACCCTGCACGGGCTCGCGGCCGAGGCACCGCACGTCCCGTCCGATCTGCTCCCGATCGTCGCCGACGTCCTCGCCGCCGCGCACGCCGCCGCCGGACAGCCCGACGAGGCGCGCCGCCTGCACCGCCTCGCGACGTCCGTCCACCCCGGGTACTTCTTCACGACGTTCACCACGTTCCGCGCGCTGGCCGCGACCGCCCTGGGCGACAAGGAGGAGGCCGCGAAGATCTACGAGGCCCTCCTCCCGCACCGGGATGCCCCGCCCGCCGGCATCGAGAGCCTCTCGATCGCCCTCCCCCCACCCGCCCACACCCTGGGCGGACTCGCCCGCCTCCTCGGCCGCGACCCGACCCCACATGTCACCCGCGCCGCCGAGATAACCGCCCTCTGGACGGCCCCCTGA
- a CDS encoding class I SAM-dependent methyltransferase, whose translation MSQAKRVPELGEIQETLLIPLYARAVETRKRRGMLSDPRAVEMVEALDYDFARFDGARSLLGSNLRTLLFDAWVRDFIERHPSGTVVEIGTGLNTRFERLDNGTVHWFDLDLPDVIDLRRGFFEDTGRRRMVASSVTDPGWLEAVADSPGPYFLVAEAVLIYLNERDVRSVFELIAGRIPGANLALETATGHMVADQDGHDVLRLMAARMRWRCDDPCEIETWRDGISLLDSRTFLSLPDPVRRDLSRSYRLMLRTVGTIKRKEMESYHFNLFRL comes from the coding sequence ATGTCCCAGGCCAAACGGGTCCCGGAACTCGGCGAAATCCAGGAGACCCTCCTCATCCCCCTGTACGCGCGGGCTGTCGAGACCCGCAAGCGGCGCGGGATGCTCAGCGATCCGCGCGCCGTCGAGATGGTCGAGGCGCTGGACTACGACTTCGCGCGGTTCGACGGGGCGCGCAGCCTCCTCGGCTCGAACCTGCGCACGCTGCTGTTCGACGCGTGGGTGCGCGACTTCATCGAGCGGCACCCGTCCGGGACCGTCGTGGAGATCGGCACGGGCCTCAACACCCGGTTCGAGCGGCTGGACAACGGCACCGTGCACTGGTTCGACCTCGACCTGCCCGACGTCATCGACCTGCGCCGCGGGTTCTTCGAGGACACCGGACGCCGCCGCATGGTGGCGTCCTCGGTCACCGACCCCGGCTGGCTCGAAGCCGTCGCGGACAGCCCGGGCCCGTACTTCCTGGTCGCCGAGGCCGTCCTCATTTACCTCAACGAGCGGGACGTGCGTTCGGTGTTCGAGCTCATCGCCGGACGGATCCCCGGCGCGAACCTCGCGCTGGAGACCGCGACCGGGCACATGGTGGCCGACCAGGACGGTCACGACGTGCTACGCCTCATGGCGGCGCGGATGCGGTGGCGGTGCGACGACCCGTGCGAGATCGAGACGTGGCGCGACGGCATCTCCCTGCTCGACTCCCGCACCTTCCTGAGCCTGCCGGACCCGGTCCGCCGCGACCTGTCCCGCTCCTACCGGCTGATGCTGCGGACGGTCGGCACGATCAAGCGCAAGGAGATGGAGTCGTACCACTTCAACCTCTTCCGCCTCTGA
- a CDS encoding DoxX family protein, with protein MEPLMVLIGGTLAGLVAGRTGVRRLRPWPVAVRGGLAAMFTLTGIAHFVGMRQEMIEMVPPALPAPEFLVTATGVLELAGVAGLLWGRSAPWAAGGLGLMMVGMFPANVHWALSRPDLPWGDQLVPRTVMQVIFVGAALSVPAHRVRAARRGRTSGAPAGATSGRAPGLVRQA; from the coding sequence ATGGAACCGTTGATGGTGCTGATCGGGGGAACGCTGGCCGGGCTCGTCGCGGGTCGGACGGGAGTCCGGCGGCTGCGGCCGTGGCCGGTGGCCGTGCGCGGCGGGCTGGCCGCGATGTTCACCCTGACCGGAATCGCGCACTTCGTCGGCATGCGCCAGGAGATGATCGAGATGGTGCCGCCCGCGCTGCCCGCACCGGAGTTCCTGGTCACCGCCACCGGCGTGCTGGAACTGGCCGGCGTGGCGGGCCTCCTCTGGGGGCGGAGCGCGCCGTGGGCCGCCGGGGGGCTCGGCCTGATGATGGTCGGGATGTTCCCGGCGAACGTGCATTGGGCGCTGAGCCGGCCGGACCTCCCGTGGGGTGACCAGCTCGTGCCGCGGACCGTGATGCAGGTGATCTTCGTGGGAGCCGCGCTCAGCGTCCCCGCGCACCGCGTGCGCGCCGCGCGGCGCGGCCGGACGTCCGGTGCTCCGGCCGGTGCGACGTCCGGTCGCGCGCCGGGTCTTGTTAGGCAAGCCTAA
- a CDS encoding LysR family transcriptional regulator, with product MELQQMRYVVAVAETSSFTRAAERCLVVQSALSHQVARLERELGARLFERTSRRVRLTPAGEAFLPAARQCLDAAERAAAEVAAAVGEIRGRLAVGLIPTVAAVDVPRALRDFRERYPHVRVSLRVGASEELAEQVVQGTLDLAFLGLPTTARPRGVAVHELARGRLVAVVAPDHPLAGEASVDLRRLSTETFVDLPAGTAGRAQSDQAFAAAGLARDVAFEVTSADFIDRLVGENLGVAMLPSGYAPRLTGVTTVEVTDAPARVEYAVWSRFGRTPATSAFLEVLGIG from the coding sequence ATGGAGCTTCAGCAGATGCGCTACGTCGTCGCCGTCGCGGAGACGAGCAGCTTCACCCGCGCCGCCGAACGGTGCCTGGTCGTCCAGTCCGCCCTCAGTCACCAGGTCGCGCGGCTGGAACGGGAGCTCGGGGCGCGGCTGTTCGAGCGCACCAGCCGCCGGGTGCGGCTGACGCCCGCCGGGGAGGCGTTCCTCCCGGCCGCCCGCCAGTGCCTGGACGCCGCCGAGCGCGCGGCCGCCGAGGTCGCCGCGGCCGTCGGGGAGATCCGCGGACGGCTCGCCGTCGGGCTGATCCCCACCGTCGCGGCGGTCGACGTCCCCCGCGCGCTGCGCGACTTCCGCGAACGGTACCCGCACGTGCGCGTCAGTCTCCGCGTCGGCGCGAGCGAGGAACTCGCCGAACAGGTCGTGCAGGGCACGCTCGACCTGGCCTTCCTCGGGCTCCCGACCACCGCTCGTCCCCGGGGCGTCGCCGTCCACGAACTCGCCCGCGGCCGCCTCGTCGCCGTCGTCGCCCCCGACCATCCGCTCGCCGGCGAGGCGTCGGTCGACCTCCGCCGCCTCTCCACCGAGACGTTCGTCGACCTTCCCGCCGGGACGGCCGGACGCGCCCAGTCCGACCAGGCGTTCGCGGCCGCGGGGCTCGCCCGCGACGTCGCGTTCGAGGTGACCAGCGCGGACTTCATCGACCGGCTCGTCGGCGAGAACCTCGGCGTCGCGATGCTCCCGTCCGGCTACGCGCCCCGGCTCACCGGCGTGACCACCGTCGAGGTGACCGACGCCCCGGCCCGCGTCGAGTACGCCGTGTGGAGCCGGTTCGGCCGCACCCCGGCGACGTCCGCGTTCCTGGAGGTTCTCGGCATCGGCTGA
- a CDS encoding Dabb family protein codes for MIYHQVRMAVKPDAPKERVEHALDLMRRLGRELDVVEHFVVGRDFGGEFDYGAVYALRDIDAYRTYMYAPLHREIDSAGLPLVSNMISMDLTDDEDPEIGDKIAKVHTDRFKDHPELAGLIDDLGSYEGSGVSAEGRTSAE; via the coding sequence GTGATCTACCACCAGGTCCGGATGGCCGTGAAGCCGGACGCCCCCAAGGAGCGGGTCGAGCACGCGCTCGACCTGATGCGGCGGCTCGGCCGCGAGCTCGACGTCGTCGAGCACTTCGTGGTCGGCCGCGACTTCGGCGGCGAGTTCGACTACGGCGCCGTGTACGCGCTCAGGGACATCGACGCCTACCGGACCTACATGTACGCGCCCCTGCACCGGGAGATCGACTCGGCCGGCCTGCCGCTGGTCTCGAACATGATCTCGATGGACCTGACCGACGACGAGGACCCCGAGATCGGGGACAAGATCGCGAAGGTGCACACCGACCGCTTCAAGGACCACCCCGAACTGGCCGGCCTGATCGACGACCTCGGGTCGTACGAGGGCAGCGGCGTCTCGGCCGAGGGCCGGACGAGCGCCGAGTAG
- a CDS encoding RNA polymerase sigma-70 factor has translation MSERTTGTDDSATEVFVAHRNLLFTVAYEMLGSAADAEDVLQETWLRWVAVDLGGIRDQRAYLVRIVTRQSLDRLRALGRRKESYVGPWLPEPLLTAPDVADDVELAEHVSMAMLLVMETLQPVERAVFVLREVFDLGYDEIAEAVGKSPTAVRQLAYRARTHVAARRPRGVASPAETRAALQAFRRAVETGDLRRLLDVLAPDVVALSDGGGVKHALPRPVVGADKVARLLAVRWWKREVGRTAELVQVNGGPGLLVRVDGEVDGVVAVRVEDGYVTGAYHVRNPEKLSRVERETALSR, from the coding sequence ATGAGCGAACGAACGACGGGCACGGACGACTCGGCGACCGAGGTGTTCGTCGCCCATCGCAACCTGCTGTTTACCGTCGCGTACGAGATGCTCGGCTCGGCGGCGGATGCCGAAGACGTCCTGCAAGAGACGTGGCTGCGGTGGGTGGCCGTCGATCTGGGCGGCATCCGGGACCAGCGGGCCTACCTGGTGCGGATCGTCACCCGGCAGTCGCTGGACCGGCTGCGGGCGCTCGGCCGGCGCAAGGAGTCCTACGTCGGGCCGTGGCTGCCCGAACCGCTGCTGACCGCGCCCGATGTGGCCGATGATGTCGAGCTCGCCGAGCACGTGTCGATGGCCATGCTGCTGGTGATGGAGACGCTGCAGCCGGTGGAGCGGGCGGTGTTCGTGCTCCGCGAGGTGTTCGACCTGGGGTACGACGAGATCGCGGAGGCCGTCGGCAAGTCCCCGACGGCGGTCCGCCAGCTCGCCTACCGGGCGCGGACGCACGTCGCCGCGCGCCGGCCGCGCGGCGTCGCGTCCCCGGCCGAGACCCGGGCCGCGCTGCAGGCTTTCCGGCGAGCGGTCGAAACCGGCGACCTGCGGCGACTGCTCGACGTCCTCGCGCCGGACGTCGTCGCCCTGAGCGACGGTGGTGGAGTCAAGCACGCCCTGCCGCGCCCCGTTGTGGGCGCGGACAAGGTCGCCCGCCTGCTGGCCGTCCGCTGGTGGAAGCGCGAAGTGGGCAGGACGGCCGAACTGGTGCAGGTCAACGGCGGCCCGGGGCTGCTCGTCCGGGTCGACGGCGAAGTCGACGGCGTGGTGGCGGTGCGGGTCGAGGACGGCTACGTCACCGGCGCCTACCACGTGCGCAATCCCGAAAAACTGTCGCGTGTGGAGCGGGAGACCGCCCTGAGCCGCTGA